One genomic region from Myripristis murdjan chromosome 7, fMyrMur1.1, whole genome shotgun sequence encodes:
- the r3hdml gene encoding peptidase inhibitor R3HDML: protein MGAACVQLLLAATLWTVPVLSSPTELLSITRAGSDTESGFRNLTGSVYVPRSRRKRAISSRDMNALLDYHNRVRSQVFPPAANMEYMVWDEGLAKSADSWASRCIWNHGPTQAMRYMGQNLSVNSGRYQSIVDLVRSWYDERHHFSYPNRCSGSVCSHYTQMVWASTSRVGCAIKKCSNMYVFGSTWREATLLVCNYSIKGNWVGEAPYKVGKPCSACPSSYGGSCWRNQCSGESKSNRHKRYYKQ, encoded by the exons ATGGGTGCTGCTTGTGTTCAGCTCCTGTTGGCTGCCACCCTGTGGACGGTGCCTGTCCTGTCGAGCCCCACGGAGCTGCTCAGCATCACCAGGGCTGGATCTGACACAGAGTCAGGCTTCAGGAATCTGACCGGCAGCGTCTATGTGCCTCGCAGCAGGCGCAAGCGAGCCATTTCGTCCAGGGACATGAACGCCTTGCTGGATTACCACAACCGAGTTCGCTCTCAGGTTTTCCCCCCGGCTGCCAACATGGAATACATG GTCTGGGATGAGGGATTAGCCAAGTCAGCGGACTCTTGGGCTTCACGCTGCATATGGAATCATGGTCCAACACAAGCCATGAGATATATGGGCCAAAACCTGTCAGTCAATTCTGGAAG GTACCAGTCTATCGTTGATCTGGTGAGGTCATGGTACGACGAGAGGCATCACTTCTCCTACCCAAACAGATGCAGTGGATCTGTGTGCTCTCACTACACACAG ATGGTGTGGGCCAGCACCAGCAGAGTGGGATGTGCCATAAAGAAATGTTCAAACATGTATGTGTTTGGTAGCACCTGGAGGGAGGCAACACTTCTAGTCTGCAACTATTCTATAAA AGGGAACTGGGTGGGGGAGGCTCCCTATAAGGTGGGGAAGCCCTGCTCCGCCTGTCCATCGAGCTACGGCGgcagctgctggagaaaccAGTGTTCAGGGGAATCCAAATCCAACAGACATAAAAGATACTACAAACAATAG